A genomic window from Luteolibacter sp. LG18 includes:
- a CDS encoding ROK family protein — MSLTVSPQFKPVLDPGFVPAVLWNRAYAVKAAKDSGARTLDLALVRQDGTAFRWSGKVLSAGGENDALTRKFVERLVKFLLWQKGGSRILVAGAPDVAAALTEIYAPGGLRQFDREFIGTKIFGEPIAIETVASADDLPEENGGAMTLGRNLEGCRIGFDLGGSDRKCAALIDGEVVYSEEVVWDPYFQSDPQYHIEGIHDSLQRAAAHLPRVDAIGGSSAGVYVNNEVRAASLFRGVSEEDFEKHIRGVFFTLKERWGGIPFEVVNDGEVTALAGSMGLNANRVLGVAMGTSQAAGYVDGKGHILPWLNELAFAPVDYRDDAPSDEWSGDIGCGAQYFSQQAVARLAPAAGFDFGKMPFPEQLVKVQEAMKEGDSRAAQIYETIGVCFGYAIAHYAEFYDISNLLILGRVTSGDGGQIIIDEAETVLANEFPELRIKLVVPDEKTKRHGQAVAAASLPPASVPAGV, encoded by the coding sequence ATGTCACTGACCGTATCGCCTCAATTCAAGCCGGTGCTTGATCCCGGTTTCGTTCCCGCCGTGCTTTGGAACCGCGCCTACGCTGTGAAAGCGGCGAAGGATTCCGGTGCCCGCACGCTCGATCTGGCCCTCGTCCGCCAGGACGGCACGGCCTTCCGTTGGTCCGGCAAGGTGCTCTCCGCCGGTGGTGAAAACGACGCCCTGACCCGCAAGTTCGTCGAGCGCCTCGTCAAGTTCCTGCTCTGGCAGAAGGGTGGCAGTCGCATCCTCGTGGCCGGTGCGCCGGATGTCGCCGCGGCCCTCACCGAGATCTACGCGCCGGGTGGCCTCCGCCAGTTCGACCGCGAGTTTATCGGTACCAAGATTTTCGGCGAGCCGATCGCCATCGAAACCGTGGCCTCCGCGGACGACCTGCCGGAGGAAAACGGAGGCGCGATGACGCTGGGCCGCAATCTGGAAGGTTGCCGCATTGGTTTCGACCTCGGTGGTTCCGACCGCAAGTGCGCCGCCCTCATCGACGGTGAGGTGGTGTATTCCGAGGAGGTCGTCTGGGATCCCTATTTCCAGAGCGACCCGCAGTATCACATCGAGGGCATCCACGATTCCCTCCAGCGTGCCGCGGCTCACCTGCCGCGTGTCGATGCCATCGGTGGCTCCTCCGCCGGCGTTTACGTGAACAACGAGGTCCGCGCGGCCTCCCTGTTCCGTGGGGTGAGCGAGGAAGATTTCGAAAAGCACATCCGCGGCGTGTTCTTCACCCTGAAGGAGCGCTGGGGCGGCATCCCGTTCGAGGTCGTCAACGACGGTGAAGTCACCGCGCTGGCCGGTTCGATGGGTCTCAATGCCAACCGCGTGCTCGGCGTGGCGATGGGCACTTCCCAGGCCGCTGGTTACGTCGATGGCAAGGGCCACATCCTGCCGTGGCTCAATGAGCTCGCCTTCGCCCCGGTGGACTACCGCGACGATGCCCCGTCCGACGAGTGGTCCGGCGACATCGGCTGCGGTGCGCAGTATTTCTCCCAGCAGGCCGTGGCCCGCCTGGCTCCCGCCGCGGGCTTCGACTTCGGCAAGATGCCGTTCCCGGAGCAACTTGTGAAGGTCCAGGAAGCGATGAAGGAAGGCGATTCCCGCGCGGCCCAGATCTATGAAACGATCGGTGTCTGCTTCGGCTACGCCATCGCCCACTATGCCGAGTTCTACGACATCTCGAACCTCCTGATCCTCGGCCGCGTGACCTCCGGTGACGGTGGCCAGATCATCATCGACGAGGCGGAGACCGTGCTCGCCAACGAGTTCCCGGAACTCCGCATCAAGCTGGTGGTGCCGGACGAGAAGACCAAGCGCCATGGCCAAGCGGTCGCCGCCGCCAGCCTCCCGCCCGCGTCGGTTCCGGCCGGAGTCTGA
- a CDS encoding phospholipase C, phosphocholine-specific has product MFSRRDFLKRAAMLSGGLGTLAAIPPSILKALQIDPAAGSTFLDAEHVVILMQENRSFDHAFGTLRGVRGFEDPRAITLPDGNPAFLQTNAAGDTYTPFWLDLHGSKATWMRDLPHDRGSQVAAGNKGKHDRWLKSKKPSASAYSGMPLTLGYYDRRDIPFYHAFADAFTICDQHFCSAQTCTTPNRLFLWTGTCRDPRDPKAAVRLSNGQIDHDSHADWTTFPERLEDLGVPWKIYQNELDLPTGFQGAEESWLGNFGDNPMEYFSQYHVSQHPAYGSHLKRRAAVLRKKLDTSPASDESPEKAKAARNRAAKELSEIEEKLLRLAPGDFSELTPREQSIHRRAFATNTGDPKQRQLAKLRYREGAEEREIQAPAGDVFHQFRKDVNTGKLPTVSWLVAPQNFSDHPSAPWFGAWYVSEALEILTRNPEVWKKTIFILTYDENDGYYDHVPPFQPPHPDFPGSGAASAGLDTRLEFDERGHPVGLGYRVPMVVASPWSRGGNVCSQVFDHTSVLQFLETFVGQKLAKPLHESNISDWRRTVCGDLTSVFRRHEGETDAHPLPLKRDEVVEQIHRAKFKDAPSAYKNLTPAEIADVHANPKTSPALPLQEPGTRPSRAIPYELHAEGGLNRATGVFEITLEAANQGFGDKAAGAPFQVYAPGGYRPDDAASYTDAEFTHERARRWSYAVKPGDRVSYSWPIDAFENSIYHLRTYGPNGFFREYRGGATDPQVEVACAYGSHSGSHLVFTLTNRDTSKPATLVLTDTAYGTEPLTRTLAPGETAQVPVDLSSSTRWYELELTVDGAPDYIRRYAGRVETGEDGQSDPQIGRRAALTARRETPAGDARKD; this is encoded by the coding sequence ATGTTCTCCCGACGCGATTTCCTGAAACGAGCCGCCATGCTCTCCGGCGGCCTCGGCACCCTCGCCGCGATTCCGCCCTCGATCCTGAAGGCGCTCCAGATCGATCCCGCCGCGGGCAGCACCTTCCTGGATGCGGAGCACGTGGTGATCCTGATGCAGGAAAACCGCTCCTTCGACCACGCCTTCGGCACCCTGCGCGGCGTGCGCGGGTTCGAGGACCCGCGGGCGATCACCCTCCCCGATGGCAACCCGGCCTTTCTCCAGACCAATGCCGCGGGCGACACCTACACGCCCTTCTGGCTGGACCTCCACGGCTCGAAGGCCACCTGGATGAGGGACCTCCCCCACGACCGCGGCTCCCAGGTCGCGGCCGGAAACAAGGGCAAGCACGACCGCTGGCTGAAGTCGAAGAAGCCCTCCGCCAGCGCCTACTCCGGCATGCCGCTCACGCTCGGCTACTACGACCGTCGTGACATCCCGTTCTACCACGCCTTCGCCGATGCCTTCACCATCTGCGACCAGCACTTCTGCTCGGCCCAGACCTGCACCACGCCGAACCGGCTCTTCCTCTGGACCGGAACCTGCCGCGATCCGCGCGATCCGAAGGCCGCCGTGCGCCTCAGCAACGGCCAGATCGACCACGACTCGCACGCCGATTGGACGACCTTCCCCGAGCGGCTGGAGGATCTCGGCGTGCCGTGGAAGATCTATCAGAACGAGCTCGACCTCCCGACCGGTTTCCAAGGCGCGGAAGAGTCGTGGCTGGGGAACTTCGGGGACAATCCGATGGAGTATTTCTCCCAGTATCACGTCAGCCAGCACCCGGCTTACGGATCCCACCTCAAACGGCGCGCCGCCGTGCTGCGGAAGAAGCTCGATACCTCGCCGGCCTCCGACGAATCCCCGGAAAAGGCCAAGGCCGCCCGCAACCGGGCCGCCAAGGAACTCTCGGAGATCGAGGAGAAACTGCTGCGCCTCGCCCCCGGGGATTTCTCCGAACTCACCCCGCGCGAGCAATCCATCCACCGGCGCGCCTTCGCCACCAACACCGGCGACCCGAAACAGCGCCAGCTCGCCAAGCTCCGCTACCGCGAGGGAGCGGAAGAGCGCGAGATCCAAGCCCCCGCGGGCGATGTCTTCCACCAGTTCCGCAAGGACGTGAACACGGGCAAACTCCCCACCGTGTCCTGGCTGGTGGCCCCGCAGAACTTCTCGGACCACCCGAGCGCCCCATGGTTCGGCGCGTGGTATGTCTCGGAAGCGCTGGAGATCCTCACCCGCAATCCCGAGGTCTGGAAGAAGACCATCTTCATCCTCACCTACGACGAGAACGACGGCTACTACGACCACGTCCCGCCGTTCCAGCCGCCGCATCCCGATTTCCCCGGCAGCGGCGCCGCCTCCGCGGGCCTCGATACCCGGTTGGAGTTCGACGAACGCGGGCACCCGGTCGGCCTAGGCTACCGGGTGCCGATGGTCGTCGCCTCGCCGTGGAGCCGCGGCGGCAACGTCTGCTCGCAGGTCTTCGACCACACCTCGGTGCTCCAATTTCTCGAAACCTTCGTTGGCCAAAAGCTCGCGAAGCCCCTCCACGAATCCAACATCAGCGACTGGCGGCGCACCGTCTGTGGCGACCTCACCTCGGTCTTCCGTCGCCATGAGGGCGAAACCGATGCCCATCCCCTGCCGCTGAAGCGGGACGAGGTGGTGGAGCAGATCCACCGCGCGAAATTCAAGGACGCACCCTCGGCCTACAAGAACCTCACTCCCGCCGAAATCGCCGACGTTCACGCGAACCCGAAGACCTCCCCCGCCCTGCCCCTTCAGGAACCCGGCACCCGCCCGTCCCGCGCCATCCCTTACGAACTCCATGCCGAGGGAGGCTTGAACCGCGCCACCGGCGTTTTCGAGATCACCCTGGAAGCCGCCAACCAAGGCTTCGGCGACAAGGCCGCCGGAGCACCCTTCCAAGTTTACGCCCCGGGCGGCTACCGCCCCGATGACGCCGCCAGCTACACGGACGCGGAATTCACCCACGAACGCGCCCGACGCTGGTCCTATGCCGTGAAGCCCGGGGACCGCGTCAGCTACTCGTGGCCGATCGACGCCTTCGAAAACTCCATCTACCACCTCCGCACCTACGGCCCGAACGGCTTCTTCCGCGAATACCGGGGCGGTGCCACCGACCCGCAGGTGGAAGTCGCCTGCGCCTACGGCAGCCATTCGGGATCCCACCTCGTCTTCACCCTGACCAACCGGGACACCTCGAAACCGGCGACCCTCGTTCTCACCGACACCGCCTACGGCACCGAGCCGCTGACCCGCACCCTCGCCCCGGGAGAAACCGCGCAGGTCCCCGTCGATCTCTCCTCCAGCACCCGCTGGTACGAGCTCGAACTGACCGTGGACGGAGCCCCGGACTACATCCGCCGTTACGCCGGCCGCGTGGAAACCGGCGAGGACGGCCAAAGCGACCCCCAGATCGGCCGCCGCGCCGCCCTCACCGCCCGCCGGGAAACCCCGGCTGGCGATGCGAGAAAGGACTGA
- a CDS encoding autotransporter-associated beta strand repeat-containing protein, translating to MQFLIQSVRSGRSRWRFALSLLAPAWGTLVLVPDRAQAAIPAFPGAEGYGAYATGGRNGDVYHVTNLNASGAGSFAEAISTVPSAGRTIVFDVSGYIRLPSGSNGTRLTSSKVTIAGQTAPGDGIGFYNNFFRISGDDVVVRHVRFRHGKYGSGGDCVDLDSGCLNAVLDHVSMQFSTDENMSSFGSPPENLTLQYSLNAWGLESHSCGGLWDQNHATSHHNLWAHNHTRNPKARPNGLLEWVNNVTYDWDIGFIMGDSQSNQNWTANVINNYFIGPPGNTHSKALVKGTVADNGKPNFSVFLSGNYIDTDGDGLLNGTDKGYSIVEGTAYAPGTTGLTPGAGAYYQLPGIATGSTAAVTTDNPLTAYKKVVSNAGALRLDASYSGALRDEVDTILFNKLTSQTTFHVTRESDTGASNSGFGVLSSTAAPVDTDKDGMPDFYEDALGWSKAVDDHTTALANSGGVITGTTFFPASTPSGYTRLEEYLHYLAIPHGMVAKYLSGDTPTTLAIDLGKYTAGFSSTPSFTVSNVVGGTVALSGTGNSQATFTPTAGTSGRARFEFTVTDSQGSTWTQTFAIVVANTALPRNLIWKATGSAWDTTTTTNWLRPSNNTTVVYSDGDRVSFDQSGIGQPNVALSGALAPGTVEVNATGNYTLSSGSINSSGALTKRGTGTLTIANAETYAAGGSLEAGAINITSGGSLGGGAVTMLDGTSIANLYPTGNSFTLAAPITVPAGSSATIKAGNRFSMTGAWTGAGTLNYRAETTVTRNDIYSATAAFTGNINFTNSGGVRLFYVGGSFNGFDNSAVDIGGSVSVQPQTNSGGNTLNIGALSGSSATANLAGGAAGTVAYVVGAKNTNTTFAGSITGNATFTKTGTGSLTLGGANTYTGATTVNGGTLNVAGSLANALSLASGTTLAGGGTFGGAVTAAAGAFLSPGTVPFTGATMTLNNGLTLNGNTLYIDLSSSASGANDKIQMNGGTLALSGTQTFQILPLEGVLTAGDYDLITGAATLTGTATLAHNLPTGTRQTFSLTPVGTTLRLSVTGNTAALVWTGANNGGTWDAQSTSNWSGGPTATFFNNDTVTFNDTSSVGTVNISGAVSPRIVTVNNTTTAYTLGGTGSITGAASLVKSGTGLLTISGANTYTGGTTVNAGSTIFLGNDTANAGGLGTGLVTLNGGTVTLYDNASSYNNATLNLAVPAGQTGTVNADSRCDFYGTLTGGGTFNFRAPWVRTTLFSDWSAFTGVINVTTDADGGDFRMGTNYSFPGFPLATVNLADRVSAYYIGTLSQGAGTTIEIGELAGGSLSKLMGGATGGRNFTYRIGGKTAVAGEVVFAGAIQEQNTGTTTSFVKTGAGTWTLGGTCSWNGGTTVEQGTLKISGSVTCVAATNVNSGAAMVLAGGTLASDALNISVGSSLSGNGTIKGDFNNGGTVTCASGTINVQGDVVNDGVMRFTGGGQLSAQGNFVNNGVLDLLTSASALPANLVNKGVVIDSSQAKVKSYQKSGSAFTLTVNSYTGHTYKLQRSLNMAGAGSWQDVGSVQNGVSQSDGSATVLTFSDTNVTGAKWFYRIVVGP from the coding sequence ATGCAATTTTTGATCCAGTCCGTCCGCTCCGGCCGTTCCCGCTGGCGATTCGCCCTGTCCCTGCTGGCCCCGGCCTGGGGGACGCTGGTGCTGGTTCCGGACCGCGCGCAGGCGGCGATCCCTGCCTTCCCGGGGGCGGAGGGCTACGGGGCCTACGCGACCGGTGGCCGGAATGGCGATGTCTACCATGTCACCAATCTGAACGCCTCCGGGGCGGGGTCGTTCGCGGAGGCGATTTCCACGGTGCCCAGCGCGGGGCGGACCATCGTGTTCGACGTCAGCGGCTACATCCGCCTGCCCAGCGGCTCGAACGGGACCCGCCTGACGAGTTCCAAGGTGACCATCGCCGGCCAGACCGCGCCGGGGGATGGCATCGGGTTCTACAACAATTTCTTCCGCATCTCCGGGGATGACGTCGTGGTCCGCCACGTCCGTTTCCGCCACGGCAAATACGGCTCCGGCGGCGACTGCGTGGACCTCGACAGCGGCTGTCTCAATGCCGTGCTCGACCACGTCTCGATGCAGTTCAGCACGGACGAGAACATGTCCAGCTTCGGCAGCCCGCCGGAGAACCTGACGCTCCAGTACTCGCTCAATGCCTGGGGGCTGGAGAGCCACTCCTGCGGCGGCCTGTGGGACCAGAACCACGCCACCTCCCACCACAACCTGTGGGCCCACAACCACACCCGCAATCCGAAGGCGCGTCCGAACGGGCTGCTCGAGTGGGTGAACAACGTCACTTACGACTGGGACATCGGCTTCATCATGGGCGACTCGCAGTCGAACCAGAATTGGACGGCCAATGTCATCAACAACTACTTCATCGGGCCGCCGGGGAACACCCATTCGAAGGCGCTGGTGAAGGGCACGGTGGCCGACAACGGCAAGCCGAATTTCAGCGTCTTCCTCAGCGGCAACTACATCGATACCGATGGCGACGGCCTCCTCAATGGCACCGACAAGGGATACTCGATCGTCGAGGGCACCGCTTACGCGCCGGGAACCACGGGCCTGACGCCGGGTGCTGGAGCCTATTACCAACTGCCGGGCATCGCCACGGGATCCACCGCCGCGGTGACCACCGACAACCCGCTTACCGCCTACAAGAAGGTCGTCTCGAACGCCGGGGCGCTCCGTCTCGATGCCAGCTACAGCGGAGCCCTGCGCGACGAGGTGGACACGATCCTCTTCAACAAGCTCACCAGCCAGACCACCTTCCACGTCACGCGCGAAAGCGATACCGGTGCGAGCAACAGCGGCTTCGGCGTCCTGTCCAGCACCGCCGCCCCGGTCGATACCGACAAGGACGGCATGCCGGACTTCTACGAGGATGCCCTGGGTTGGTCGAAGGCGGTCGACGACCACACCACGGCGCTCGCGAACAGCGGCGGCGTCATCACCGGGACCACGTTCTTCCCGGCGAGCACGCCCTCCGGTTACACCCGCCTGGAGGAGTACCTGCACTACCTCGCGATCCCGCACGGGATGGTCGCGAAATACCTCAGCGGCGACACGCCGACCACGCTCGCCATCGACCTCGGCAAATACACCGCCGGGTTTTCCTCCACTCCCTCGTTCACGGTGTCGAACGTGGTGGGCGGCACGGTGGCGCTCAGCGGCACCGGCAACTCACAGGCGACCTTCACGCCCACCGCCGGGACTTCCGGTCGTGCCCGCTTCGAGTTCACGGTGACCGATTCGCAGGGCAGCACCTGGACCCAGACCTTTGCCATCGTGGTGGCGAACACCGCCTTGCCGCGGAACCTGATCTGGAAGGCCACCGGCAGCGCCTGGGACACCACCACGACCACCAACTGGCTGCGGCCGTCGAACAACACCACGGTGGTGTATTCGGATGGCGACCGCGTTTCCTTCGACCAAAGCGGCATCGGACAGCCGAACGTCGCGCTTTCCGGGGCACTCGCTCCGGGCACCGTGGAGGTGAACGCCACCGGCAACTACACGTTGTCGTCCGGTAGCATCAACAGCTCGGGAGCGCTGACGAAGCGCGGCACCGGGACGCTGACCATCGCCAATGCGGAGACCTACGCCGCGGGCGGTTCGCTGGAGGCAGGGGCGATCAATATCACCTCGGGCGGCAGCCTGGGGGGAGGGGCGGTGACGATGCTCGATGGCACCTCCATTGCGAACCTCTATCCCACCGGTAACAGCTTCACTCTGGCCGCGCCGATCACGGTGCCGGCCGGCAGCAGCGCCACGATCAAGGCGGGCAACCGTTTCAGCATGACCGGGGCCTGGACAGGCGCGGGCACGCTGAATTACCGGGCCGAAACCACGGTGACCCGCAATGACATCTACAGCGCCACCGCGGCCTTCACGGGAAACATCAATTTCACCAACAGCGGCGGTGTGCGGCTCTTCTACGTGGGTGGTTCGTTCAATGGCTTCGACAACTCGGCGGTGGACATCGGCGGCAGCGTCAGCGTCCAGCCGCAGACGAATTCCGGGGGCAACACGCTCAACATCGGCGCTCTCTCAGGCTCCAGCGCCACAGCGAACCTCGCGGGTGGCGCGGCGGGCACGGTGGCCTACGTGGTGGGGGCCAAGAACACCAACACCACTTTCGCCGGGTCCATCACCGGCAACGCCACCTTCACGAAAACCGGCACCGGCTCGCTCACCCTCGGCGGCGCGAACACCTACACGGGGGCGACCACGGTCAATGGCGGCACGTTGAACGTGGCGGGCTCGTTGGCCAATGCGCTGTCCCTCGCCAGCGGCACCACGCTCGCGGGCGGCGGCACCTTCGGCGGAGCTGTCACCGCGGCCGCCGGTGCTTTCCTGTCGCCGGGCACCGTGCCCTTCACCGGGGCGACCATGACGCTGAACAACGGGCTGACCCTGAATGGGAACACGCTCTACATCGACCTTTCCAGCTCGGCGTCGGGAGCGAACGACAAAATCCAGATGAACGGCGGCACGCTGGCGTTGAGCGGCACGCAGACCTTCCAGATCCTGCCTCTGGAGGGCGTGCTCACCGCGGGTGACTACGATCTGATCACCGGTGCCGCCACGCTCACCGGCACGGCGACGCTCGCCCACAACCTGCCGACCGGGACGCGGCAGACCTTCAGCCTGACACCGGTGGGAACGACCCTCCGACTGTCCGTCACCGGCAACACCGCCGCGCTGGTGTGGACCGGTGCCAACAACGGCGGGACCTGGGACGCGCAATCGACCTCGAACTGGTCCGGAGGTCCCACCGCCACCTTTTTCAACAACGACACCGTCACGTTCAACGACACTTCATCAGTCGGCACCGTGAACATCAGTGGGGCGGTCTCCCCGCGGATCGTGACCGTGAACAACACCACGACCGCCTACACGCTGGGGGGCACCGGTTCGATCACCGGCGCTGCCAGCTTGGTCAAATCCGGCACCGGTCTCCTCACGATCTCCGGTGCAAACACCTACACCGGTGGTACCACGGTCAACGCCGGCAGCACCATTTTCCTCGGCAACGACACGGCGAACGCGGGCGGCCTCGGCACCGGCCTGGTCACGCTCAATGGCGGGACGGTCACGCTGTATGACAACGCGAGCAGCTACAACAACGCGACGCTGAACCTCGCCGTGCCCGCGGGGCAGACCGGCACGGTCAACGCGGACTCCCGCTGCGATTTCTATGGCACGCTCACCGGTGGCGGTACTTTCAACTTCCGGGCACCGTGGGTGCGCACCACGCTTTTCAGCGATTGGTCGGCCTTCACCGGGGTCATCAACGTGACCACCGACGCCGATGGCGGCGATTTCCGGATGGGCACCAATTATTCCTTCCCCGGCTTTCCTCTGGCCACGGTCAACCTCGCCGACCGGGTCTCGGCGTATTACATTGGCACCCTTTCCCAAGGCGCGGGCACGACGATTGAAATCGGGGAGCTCGCGGGCGGATCGCTTTCGAAGCTGATGGGCGGTGCTACCGGTGGCCGCAATTTCACCTACCGGATCGGAGGCAAAACCGCGGTGGCCGGCGAGGTGGTGTTCGCCGGAGCAATCCAGGAACAGAACACCGGCACGACCACCAGCTTCGTGAAAACCGGTGCGGGAACGTGGACCCTCGGCGGTACCTGTTCCTGGAACGGCGGGACCACCGTCGAGCAGGGCACGCTGAAGATCAGCGGTTCGGTGACCTGCGTGGCGGCCACCAACGTGAACTCCGGCGCGGCGATGGTGCTCGCCGGGGGCACGTTGGCGTCCGATGCGCTCAACATCTCGGTGGGATCGAGCCTTTCCGGCAATGGCACGATCAAGGGCGACTTCAACAACGGCGGCACGGTCACCTGCGCCAGCGGAACCATCAACGTCCAGGGGGATGTGGTGAACGATGGCGTCATGCGTTTCACCGGCGGTGGCCAGCTCAGCGCCCAAGGGAACTTCGTCAACAACGGTGTCCTCGACCTCCTCACCAGTGCCAGCGCCCTGCCCGCCAATCTCGTCAACAAGGGGGTCGTGATTGATTCCAGCCAAGCGAAGGTCAAATCGTATCAGAAATCCGGTTCGGCCTTCACCCTCACGGTCAATTCCTACACCGGTCACACCTACAAGCTCCAGCGGAGTCTGAATATGGCCGGGGCCGGCAGTTGGCAGGACGTCGGAAGCGTCCAGAACGGGGTTTCGCAGAGCGATGGATCTGCCACGGTCCTCACCTTCTCGGACACGAATGTGACCGGGGCGAAATGGTTCTACCGGATCGTGGTGGGACCGTGA
- a CDS encoding ferrous iron transporter B, with amino-acid sequence MSAPTFETIALVGNPNAGKTTLFNALTKSAAHVGNYAGVTVAVKSGEMFTPHGNKLRVLDLPGCYSLRSTSPDEKIARDALMGELEGTPKPDLAVCVVDASSMERQLNIVLQTIELGVPVVIALNMVDVAEKQGLRLDPAKLSEELNVPVVPIQANAGKGLIDLKQALRHPFPPAAESPWIEGAEDPEAARREMIGRLCELTARRPGEHQQTLSDKLDQVFLHPVFGWVAFVAIMFSVFWAIFSFAKIPMDLINGGIGNLATWIGAKMPEGDLHSLIVDGVIPGVGAVVVFVPQIVLLFLFIGLLESSGYMARAAFLMDGLMAKAGLSGKAFLPLFSSYACAIPGIMATRTIDSAKERLVTIFVAPWMSCSARLPVYFLLIPLLLDGKGGTWKQAAVLFCFYVLGTLSAFVVARVLRGRLGPDEQPNHFMLELPLYRGPQWSYILRHVGDRALAFLKKAGTLILGISILLWALQTFPKTDSEDKGEQLAHSVMGRVGAFIEPVVKPLGFDGRTGTAILTSFAARETFNTTMGVIFHVEETGDEEADRESIRGQISAATWPDGRPLFTPLSVVSLLVFYVFALQCLATSAVVTREAGSWKWAAGQFAFMSVFAYVASLIVYQGGHLLGLH; translated from the coding sequence ATGTCCGCTCCCACCTTCGAAACCATCGCCCTCGTGGGCAATCCCAACGCCGGGAAGACGACTCTTTTCAATGCCCTGACCAAATCGGCCGCCCACGTGGGCAACTACGCCGGGGTCACCGTGGCGGTCAAATCGGGCGAGATGTTCACCCCCCACGGCAATAAGCTGCGGGTGCTCGACCTGCCGGGTTGCTACTCGCTGCGCTCGACCTCGCCGGACGAGAAGATCGCGCGGGACGCCCTGATGGGCGAGCTGGAAGGCACCCCGAAGCCGGACCTCGCCGTCTGCGTGGTGGACGCCTCGTCCATGGAGCGCCAGCTCAACATCGTGCTCCAGACCATCGAGCTCGGCGTGCCGGTGGTGATCGCGCTGAACATGGTGGACGTGGCCGAGAAGCAGGGTCTGCGCCTCGATCCCGCGAAGCTTTCCGAGGAACTCAACGTGCCGGTGGTGCCAATCCAGGCGAACGCCGGCAAGGGCCTCATCGACCTGAAACAGGCGCTGCGCCACCCCTTCCCTCCTGCCGCGGAAAGCCCGTGGATCGAAGGCGCGGAGGATCCCGAAGCTGCCCGCCGCGAGATGATCGGCCGGCTCTGCGAGCTGACCGCCCGCCGCCCCGGCGAGCACCAGCAGACGCTCTCGGACAAGCTCGACCAGGTCTTCCTGCACCCCGTTTTCGGCTGGGTCGCGTTCGTCGCGATCATGTTCTCAGTCTTCTGGGCGATCTTCTCGTTCGCGAAGATCCCGATGGACCTCATCAACGGCGGCATCGGCAACCTCGCCACTTGGATCGGCGCGAAGATGCCGGAGGGCGACCTCCATTCGCTGATCGTCGACGGGGTCATCCCCGGCGTGGGTGCGGTGGTGGTGTTCGTGCCGCAGATCGTGCTGCTGTTCCTCTTCATCGGTCTGCTGGAAAGCTCCGGCTACATGGCCCGCGCGGCCTTCCTGATGGACGGCCTGATGGCGAAGGCGGGCCTGAGCGGCAAGGCCTTCCTGCCGCTGTTCAGCTCCTACGCCTGCGCCATTCCCGGCATCATGGCCACCCGCACCATCGACTCCGCCAAGGAACGGCTGGTCACCATTTTCGTCGCGCCATGGATGAGCTGCTCGGCGCGCCTGCCGGTGTATTTCCTGCTCATCCCGCTGCTGCTGGATGGCAAGGGCGGCACCTGGAAACAGGCCGCGGTGCTGTTCTGCTTCTACGTGCTGGGCACCCTCTCCGCCTTCGTGGTGGCCCGCGTGCTGCGTGGCCGTCTCGGCCCGGACGAGCAACCGAACCACTTCATGCTGGAGCTGCCGCTCTACCGTGGCCCGCAGTGGAGCTACATCCTCCGCCACGTGGGTGACCGCGCCCTGGCGTTCCTGAAGAAAGCGGGCACCCTGATCCTCGGCATCTCGATCCTGCTGTGGGCGCTCCAAACCTTCCCGAAGACCGACAGCGAGGACAAGGGCGAGCAGCTCGCCCACAGCGTCATGGGCCGCGTCGGCGCCTTCATCGAACCGGTGGTGAAGCCGCTCGGCTTCGACGGCCGCACCGGCACCGCCATCCTCACCTCCTTCGCCGCCCGCGAGACCTTCAACACCACCATGGGCGTGATCTTCCACGTCGAGGAAACCGGCGACGAGGAAGCCGATCGCGAGAGCATCCGCGGCCAGATCTCGGCGGCGACATGGCCGGACGGTCGCCCGCTGTTCACCCCGCTCTCCGTGGTCTCGCTGCTGGTGTTCTACGTGTTCGCGCTCCAGTGCCTGGCCACCTCGGCGGTGGTGACGCGCGAGGCCGGTTCGTGGAAATGGGCGGCAGGCCAGTTCGCGTTCATGAGCGTCTTCGCGTATGTTGCCTCGTTGATCGTGTATCAAGGCGGTCACCTGCTCGGCCTCCACTGA
- a CDS encoding FeoA family protein, translating to MPHALANELAADSAMTLNQASVGCDLRIKLLSGPSCDRLRDLGFCEQLQVRKLSGGRNLICSVCGTRMAISRELAEQVLVAPVA from the coding sequence ATGCCCCACGCGCTCGCCAACGAACTCGCCGCGGACAGCGCCATGACGCTGAACCAGGCCAGCGTGGGCTGTGATCTCCGGATCAAGCTGCTGAGCGGTCCCTCGTGCGATCGCCTCCGGGATCTCGGTTTCTGCGAGCAATTGCAGGTCAGGAAGTTATCCGGTGGCCGAAACCTGATTTGCTCGGTCTGTGGAACGCGCATGGCCATCAGCCGCGAGCTGGCCGAGCAGGTGCTGGTCGCTCCGGTCGCCTGA